The Desulfohalovibrio reitneri genome contains a region encoding:
- a CDS encoding branched-chain amino acid ABC transporter permease, translating into MRRLTVPLILAAVLGLLVTLAQGGGLDLYTQSVLMFMGINVIMSASLNLINGHMGEFACGHAAFMAVGAYVSSLITVALFAQDTVFGAPLLPESLSVAFFPLALLAGAAVASLFGLLVAIPSFKTRGDYLAIVTIAANYIVKSAIENIDAIGGARGFMGMRRVTTAMESTAELPWMLIWCFVTAVFCVWVIRRYVTSTYGKGVMAICQDEVAAEIMSVNTNRIKLVTFMLSSGLAGLAGGLFAHVVGYVNPGSFTILKSTEAMVMVYMGGMGSISGSVISAVAFTLLLEALRPLQILKWVIIPLILILLMMFRPEGIMGNKELSDVFPRLKKYFKFK; encoded by the coding sequence ATGCGCCGCCTCACCGTACCCCTCATCCTGGCCGCGGTCCTCGGCCTGCTCGTCACCCTGGCCCAGGGGGGAGGACTGGACCTCTACACCCAGTCGGTGCTCATGTTCATGGGCATCAACGTCATCATGTCCGCCTCCCTCAACCTCATCAACGGCCACATGGGCGAATTCGCCTGCGGGCACGCCGCCTTCATGGCCGTGGGGGCCTACGTCTCCTCCCTCATCACCGTGGCCCTCTTCGCCCAGGACACGGTCTTCGGCGCGCCGCTGCTGCCCGAGTCCCTGTCCGTGGCCTTCTTCCCCCTGGCGCTCCTGGCCGGAGCGGCCGTGGCCTCGCTTTTCGGCCTGCTGGTGGCCATCCCCTCCTTCAAGACGCGCGGCGACTACTTGGCCATCGTCACCATCGCGGCCAACTACATCGTCAAGAGCGCCATCGAGAACATCGACGCCATCGGCGGAGCCAGAGGGTTCATGGGCATGCGCCGCGTGACCACGGCCATGGAGTCCACGGCCGAGCTGCCCTGGATGCTCATCTGGTGCTTCGTCACCGCGGTCTTCTGCGTGTGGGTCATCCGCCGCTACGTCACCTCCACCTACGGCAAGGGCGTCATGGCCATCTGCCAGGACGAGGTGGCCGCGGAAATCATGAGCGTCAACACCAACCGCATCAAGCTGGTGACCTTCATGCTCTCCTCCGGCCTGGCCGGGCTGGCGGGCGGGCTGTTCGCCCACGTGGTGGGCTACGTGAACCCCGGTTCCTTCACCATCCTCAAGTCCACCGAGGCCATGGTCATGGTCTACATGGGCGGCATGGGCTCCATCTCCGGCTCGGTCATCTCCGCCGTGGCCTTCACCCTGCTGCTGGAAGCCCTGCGCCCCCTGCAGATCCTCAAGTGGGTCATCATTCCGCTGATCCTCATCCTGCTGATGATGTTCCGGCCCGAGGGCATCATGGGCAATAAGGAACTGTCGGACGTCTTCCCCAGGCTGAAAAAATACTTCAAGTTCAAATAG
- a CDS encoding branched-chain amino acid ABC transporter permease: METILQNILNALQWGSFYSLIALGYCLVYGVLLLINFAHGDVFMVGAYIAFFVATFFLGHYAFALPFDLPGWAILALSVPLVMILTAAVGVTLERVAYRPLRRKGAHRLYVVITALMCGLILSNGNLALLGASRRNFPELIDKVIFDFGWIRFTNLKVIVILTAVLVFIGLRLIVTRTKIGMAMRAISWDKFAIPLMGIPVDTVIVFTFILGSSVAGLGGLLFAMSYPILDPYMGAMVGWKAFIAAVVGGIGSIRGAFAGGFLLGFVEIMVVAVFPSTFRDLISFTILLIIMTYKPTGLFGMARTTKI, encoded by the coding sequence ATCGAGACGATCCTTCAGAACATCCTCAACGCCCTGCAGTGGGGGAGCTTCTACTCCCTCATCGCCCTCGGCTACTGCCTGGTCTACGGCGTCCTGCTGCTGATCAACTTCGCCCACGGCGACGTCTTCATGGTCGGGGCGTACATCGCCTTTTTCGTGGCCACCTTCTTCCTGGGGCACTACGCCTTCGCCCTGCCCTTCGACCTGCCGGGCTGGGCCATCCTTGCGCTCAGCGTGCCCCTGGTCATGATCCTTACGGCGGCAGTGGGCGTAACCCTGGAACGGGTGGCCTACCGGCCATTGCGCCGCAAGGGCGCGCACCGCCTCTACGTGGTCATCACCGCGCTCATGTGCGGCCTCATCCTGTCGAATGGCAACCTGGCCCTGCTGGGTGCCTCGCGCCGCAACTTCCCCGAACTCATCGACAAGGTCATCTTCGACTTCGGCTGGATACGCTTCACCAACCTCAAGGTGATCGTCATCCTCACCGCGGTCCTCGTCTTCATCGGCCTGCGCCTCATCGTCACCCGCACCAAGATCGGCATGGCCATGCGGGCCATCTCCTGGGACAAGTTCGCCATCCCCCTCATGGGCATCCCGGTGGACACGGTCATCGTCTTCACCTTCATCCTGGGCAGTTCCGTGGCCGGGCTGGGCGGACTGCTCTTCGCCATGTCCTACCCCATCCTCGACCCCTACATGGGCGCCATGGTGGGCTGGAAGGCCTTCATCGCGGCCGTGGTCGGGGGCATCGGCTCCATCCGGGGGGCGTTCGCGGGCGGCTTTCTGCTGGGCTTCGTGGAAATCATGGTGGTGGCCGTATTCCCGTCCACCTTCCGCGACCTCATCAGCTTCACCATCCTGCTGATCATCATGACCTACAAGCCCACCGGCCTCTTCGGCATGGCCCGGACCACCAAGATCTGA